The genomic stretch AAACAAAAATTATTTAATTTTAGAACAAGCTGGTAATGGCTACTTAATTTATACTCCAAATATAGAACGCTTTAATCGTGATGAAAAACGCAAAATTTATGTCTATGAGTTTGAAAATGATTATTCAAAAATTACTTATGGATTTGACAATTTTAAAGAAAGAATTTTGTTTGAAGACTTAATTTCCATTCAAGGAATCGGTCCAAAAACAGCAATGATTGCTTTAAATATAGGTTGGCAAAAAATAATTGATTACATAGCAGCTGGAGATTGAAAATCACTTAGCAAAATTCAATATATTAGCGATCGTAATGCAAAACAAATTATTTTTGAGTTTCAAAAGAAATATACCAAGTTGATCGAGTCTGCCAAAAA from Mesomycoplasma conjunctivae encodes the following:
- the ruvA gene encoding Holliday junction branch migration protein RuvA, which encodes MQIYKIGKIVSKNKNYLILEQAGNGYLIYTPNIERFNRDEKRKIYVYEFENDYSKITYGFDNFKERILFEDLISIQGIGPKTAMIALNIGWQKIIDYIAAGDWKSLSKIQYISDRNAKQIIFEFQKKYTKLIESAKNQTTTQENNTKQADEVIDEHLMQKTLLEQKTAIELEDTLKILGFQKRQINYALANVEPTESFEHLIEEAIKLISNAREFRN